Proteins from a single region of Candidatus Puniceispirillum marinum IMCC1322:
- a CDS encoding ABC transporter permease subunit, whose product MKQGIGWLSLTLGVLGFGLLYLPITVMIAYSFNAGKLVSVWSGFSTKWYASLLHNDQLLSAFGKSLWVAFWAANISTIFGILIAIAFVRLGNFRFRLGLSALASAPLVMPEVVTGLSMLLLFIAMESMFGWPAGRGIDTIIIAHATFGMCFAAVVIQARLRDFDQALEDAACDLGARQPYIFLTITLPIIAPAVVAAWLLAFTLSFDDLVIASFVSGPGSSTLPIVVFAKVRLGVTPEINALATMMIAVVAISVISASIIMHRRLANKTE is encoded by the coding sequence ATGAAACAGGGCATTGGCTGGTTATCATTGACGCTGGGCGTGCTTGGCTTTGGGCTATTATATTTGCCCATAACAGTCATGATCGCCTATAGCTTTAACGCTGGAAAGCTGGTGTCTGTCTGGTCAGGGTTTTCAACCAAATGGTATGCCAGTCTGCTGCATAATGACCAGTTGCTCTCGGCCTTTGGAAAGTCACTCTGGGTCGCTTTCTGGGCCGCGAACATATCAACTATTTTCGGTATTTTAATTGCCATTGCATTTGTCCGTCTGGGCAATTTTCGCTTTCGTCTGGGGTTGAGCGCGCTGGCAAGTGCACCTCTGGTCATGCCGGAAGTGGTGACTGGCCTGTCGATGCTGTTGCTATTCATTGCGATGGAATCGATGTTTGGCTGGCCAGCAGGGCGCGGGATCGACACGATCATCATAGCCCATGCCACGTTCGGTATGTGTTTTGCTGCTGTTGTCATTCAGGCGCGGTTGCGCGATTTTGACCAGGCTCTGGAAGATGCCGCCTGTGATCTGGGCGCCCGCCAGCCTTATATCTTTTTGACAATCACCTTGCCGATCATTGCACCAGCGGTGGTCGCGGCATGGCTTCTGGCGTTCACGCTCAGCTTTGATGATCTGGTGATTGCCAGCTTTGTCAGTGGCCCCGGAAGTTCGACTTTGCCGATTGTTGTTTTTGCAAAAGTGCGCCTTGGTGTAACCCCTGAAATTAATGCCCTGGCCACAATGATGATTGCTGTTGTTGCCATCAGCGTGATTAGTGCCAGTATCATTATGCATCGACGGCTTGCCAATAAAACGGAATAA